The proteins below are encoded in one region of Silene latifolia isolate original U9 population chromosome 2, ASM4854445v1, whole genome shotgun sequence:
- the LOC141640750 gene encoding uncharacterized protein LOC141640750 encodes MANFAKATQQEQANLRATFLKDMREMESRMASHAMANPQRPPGGLLAQGQSSKDDSNSHHAHAVVLRSGVELEDTYKDLVVEVDEDPKGNKLEMNGEEEISPIEPMGKASEDNKGKKACEDLSRRVIQEDKDVDGYVEDLPYEEEAIEEAPLQHSKKVTKNLAPPKVAKKIGIQNLAPTSMTLQLADRSVKHPMRVLEDIPVKVGKLLIPTDFVVLDIPEDSHTPIILSRPFLATGGVLIDVKNGRLTFQIEGNDIEFNLPNLMKGPKMERLSTIELVDEVVHEVAREEAEMEEVFKISLHDEAMKEDHEVDEELVKKVEGFLPPKDFLEKSMEVFMDDFSVHGDSFDHGLENLTSVLKRCEEHNLVLNWEKCHFMVEEGVVLGHVVSSRGIEVDGAKVAVIENLSPPSNVKGVRSFLGHAGFYRRFIKDFSKIAKPLTSLLLKDAPFVFDEFCLEAFHRLKRALVTAPIIRAPGWGLPFEIMCDASDFAVGAVLGQMVDRKNHVIYYTSKTLDQTQCGYSTTEKEMLAIVHAVENFRQYLVGSKVVVYSDHTALRQLMVKKDAKPRLLRWVLLLQEFDLEIKDKPRSENLVADHLSRLTKESRGDKDDGVPIDEWLSDDSILAITHSTPWYADIANFLSSSFIPEEFDNQARKKLRYESKRYVWEDPYLYRRCNDGIYRRCVSQEEGRAILQACHATTYEGTCPHLGPKLGFFIVASIDPLYSKMHMPWYTLVILVKEEVTLEREMRCR; translated from the exons ATGGCAAATTTTGCTAAGGCAACccaacaagaacaagcaaacttgagGGCTACCTTCCTTAAGGACATGAGAGAAATGGAATCAAGGATGGCTTCTCatgctatggctaaccctcaaCGACCGCCTGGTGGTCTATTGGCCCAAGGACAAAGCTCCAAGGATGActcaaatagccaccatgctcatgcggtagtgCTAAGGAGCGGTGTAGAGCTTGAGGACACCTATAAGGACCTTGTTGTGGAAGTTGATGAAGATCCCAAGGGAAATAAGTTGGAAATGAATGGTGAAGAGGAAATCTCGCCCATTGAACCGATGGGGAAAGCTAGTGAAGACAATAAAGGGAAGAAAGCTTGTGAAGATTTGTCTAGAAGGGTAATTCAAGAGGACAAGGATGTTGATGGATATGTggaagacctcccttatgaggagGAAGCTATTGAAGAAGCACCTTTGCAACACTCTAAAAAGGTAACAAAGAATTTGGCTCCTCCAAAG GTTGCAAAGAAAATCGGCATTCAAAACCTTGCTCCCACTTCaatgactctccaattggcggataggtccgtcaagcACCCTATGAGGGTGCTTGAAGACATACCCGTTAAGGTTGGAAAACTTTTAATTCCCaccgattttgttgtccttgatattccGGAGGATAGTCATACTCCCATCATCCTAAGTAGGCCATTTTTGGCTACCGGAGGAGTactcattgatgtgaagaatgggcggctaaccttccaaattgaGGGCAACGACATCGAATTTAACCTACCGAATTTGATGAAAGGACCAAAGATGGAAAGGTTGAGCACTATTGAGTTGGTAGATGAGGTAGTACATGAGGTAGCCCGTGAAGAAGcggagatggaagaggtttttAAAATCTCCTTGCATGATGAGGCTATGAAGGAAGATCATGAAGTTGATGAGGAACTAGTGAAGAAAGTGGAGGGttttctccctccaaag GACTTTCTAGAGAAAagcatggaagttttcatggacgactttagtgtccatggggACTCGTTTGATCATGGTCTTGAGAACTTGACTAGTGTGTTGAAGAGATGTGAGGAGCACAACCTCGTCCTTAATTGGGAAAAATGTCATTTTATGGTAGAGGAAGGGGTTGTGCTCGGTCACGTTGTCTCTAGTAGGGGTATTGAGGTCGATGGTGCTAAAGTTGCCGTTATAGAGAACTTGTCACCTCCTTCCAATGTAaagggagtgagaagttttctaggcCACGCCGGATTCTATAGGCGTTTCATCAAAGATTTTTCAAAGATAGCAAAACCATTGACCTCATTACTCCTCAAAGATGCCCCATTTGTGTTTGATGAATTTTGTCTTGAAGCTTTTCATAggttgaagagagcattggtcacgGCCCCAATAATCCGGGCTCCGGGTTGGGGCCTTccctttgagatcatgtgtgacgcttcggacttcgcggttggtgcggtACTTGGTCAAATGGTGGATAGGAAGAACCATGTGATATATTATACAAGTAAGACGCTTGATCAAACACAATGCGGGTATTCAACAACCGAGAAAGAAATGCTAGCAATTGTCCACGCCGTGGAAAATTTTAGGCAATACCTTgttgggtctaaggtggtggtttaTTCCGACCACACCGCCTTAagacaattgatggtgaagaAGGACGCTAAACCCCGACTTTTGAGATGGGTGCTActccttcaagaatttgatcTAGAGATTAAGGACAAGCCGAGATCCGAAAACCTTGTGGCGGATCATCTTTCAAGGTTAACTAAAGAGTCCCGAGGGGACAAAGACGATGGGGTCCCTATTGATGAATGGTTATCCGACGATTCTATCCTTGCTATTACCCATTCCACCCCTTGGTATGCGGATATAGCCAATTTCTTGAGTTCTAGCTTTATCCCCGAAGAATTCGATAATCAAGCTAGGAAGAAGTTGAGATATGAATCAAAGAGATATGTTTGGGAGGACCCTTACCTATATAGAAGATGTAATGATGGTATTTACCGGAGATGTGTCTCTCAAGAAGAAGGTCGTGCAATTCTCCAAGCTTGCCATGCTACCACTTATGAGGGCACTTGTCCACATCTAGGACCCAAGCTCGGGTTCTTCATTGTGGCTTCTATTGACCCTCTTTATTCAAAGATGCATATGCCATGGTACACTCTTGTGATTCTTGTCAAAGAAGAGGTAACATTGGAAAGAGAGATGAGATGTCGTTGA